In Anaerolineales bacterium, one DNA window encodes the following:
- the leuB gene encoding 3-isopropylmalate dehydrogenase, producing MNFKITLLPGDGIGPEVVHEAVRVLDVIASKYGHTFDFQERLMGGCSIDKHGSSLTDETLADCRASDAVLLGAVGGPKWDDPNAKDRPERGLLALRKGLGVFANLRPVKVHPALMDASPLKPERLKDVDILVIRELTGGLYFGQPKMREIRDGHEHAVDTLEYYDYEVRRVVALAFNLAKGRRKKVTSVDKANVLESSRMWRQIATQIEKENPDIQLEHMLVDTASMKLITAPASMDVVVTENMFGDILTDEASVLAGSMGMLPSASLGESGVGLFEPIHGSAPDIAGRGIANPIGTILSAGLMLRHSFKLESEACAVEHAVDKVIASGARTADIGGTLTTRQMTDEIIKKL from the coding sequence ATGAATTTCAAAATCACCCTCCTGCCCGGTGACGGAATCGGGCCCGAAGTCGTGCATGAAGCCGTGCGTGTGCTGGATGTTATTGCCAGCAAATATGGTCACACCTTTGATTTTCAAGAGCGCCTGATGGGCGGATGCTCCATTGACAAACATGGTTCGTCGCTCACGGACGAAACTCTTGCGGACTGCCGGGCCTCCGATGCAGTTCTGCTAGGCGCGGTGGGCGGTCCGAAATGGGATGACCCGAACGCCAAAGACCGCCCTGAACGCGGTTTGCTTGCCTTGCGAAAAGGACTTGGTGTATTTGCCAATTTACGTCCCGTCAAAGTACACCCTGCGTTGATGGATGCATCCCCGCTCAAACCAGAGAGACTCAAGGATGTGGATATCCTTGTCATCCGCGAATTAACGGGCGGATTGTATTTTGGCCAGCCCAAAATGCGCGAGATAAGGGACGGACACGAACACGCAGTGGATACGCTCGAATATTACGATTACGAAGTGAGGCGTGTTGTTGCATTGGCGTTCAACCTTGCAAAAGGAAGAAGGAAAAAAGTAACATCCGTTGATAAGGCCAATGTGTTGGAATCGTCTCGGATGTGGCGGCAGATTGCGACTCAAATCGAAAAAGAGAATCCAGACATCCAGCTCGAGCACATGCTCGTGGATACCGCCTCAATGAAACTGATCACTGCTCCAGCCTCGATGGATGTGGTCGTCACCGAGAATATGTTCGGTGATATTCTCACGGACGAAGCGTCCGTGCTGGCAGGATCGATGGGGATGCTGCCGTCTGCCAGTTTGGGTGAATCAGGTGTCGGGTTGTTCGAACCGATCCACGGATCTGCGCCAGACATCGCAGGCAGGGGCATTGCAAATCCGATTGGCACCATCCTTTCAGCGGGATTGATGCTGCGTCATTCATTTAAGTTAGAATCCGAAGCTTGTGCAGTTGAGCATGCAGTGGATAAAGTCATTGCGAGCGGCGCACGAACGGCAGACATCGGCGGTACGTTAACGACCCGCCAGATGACGGATGAAATCATCAAAAAATTATAA